The Leptospira saintgironsiae genome window below encodes:
- a CDS encoding thiol-disulfide oxidoreductase DCC family protein — translation MSEFTDPIVLFDGVCNLCNGAVNVLLDLDKHKRLKFASLQSEYAENLIQVQTLEEKIRGIDSILFWDGKEIHIKSNAIIEICGKLGGFWKILKLSYMIPRPIRDLLYDLIAKNRYRLFGKRESCRMPTPELKERILG, via the coding sequence TTGTCAGAATTTACAGATCCAATTGTACTATTTGATGGAGTTTGCAATTTATGCAACGGTGCAGTAAATGTACTTTTGGATTTGGACAAGCATAAACGATTAAAATTTGCGAGCCTTCAATCTGAATATGCAGAAAACCTAATTCAGGTCCAAACCTTGGAAGAAAAAATCCGAGGTATAGACAGTATTCTTTTCTGGGATGGGAAAGAAATTCATATCAAATCAAATGCAATCATCGAAATCTGCGGCAAACTGGGTGGCTTCTGGAAAATTTTAAAACTCAGTTATATGATCCCAAGACCGATCCGTGATCTTCTATATGATCTAATTGCAAAAAACAGATATAGACTCTTCGGAAAAAGAGAATCCTGCAGAATGCCAACCCCGGAACTAAAAGAAAGAATCTTAGGATAG
- a CDS encoding RluA family pseudouridine synthase gives MRETKPKFQAPEYPIHKWYEKGFLLAVEKPAGIPVHATFDPNRPNLEDLVRQQEKEPELRLLHRLDRDTSGILLFCKEPSKNKEADSILAVSEKTYLAVSVGIPTEKEFRVECFLKDGKGKVSSVRSGGKKAITDFTVLSYSKEKNISLIAAKLVTGRRHQIRFHLSSIGTPILGDEIYTDTSIKSLVSKPKRFLLHSYLLKFRNEFEEDIKIVSELPADFQPYIRFFSGIRFPE, from the coding sequence ATGAGGGAAACCAAGCCTAAATTCCAGGCTCCTGAGTATCCTATCCACAAATGGTACGAGAAGGGGTTCCTACTCGCTGTAGAAAAACCAGCTGGGATCCCTGTCCATGCTACATTCGATCCAAACCGTCCGAACCTGGAAGATCTTGTAAGGCAACAGGAGAAGGAGCCTGAATTAAGATTACTTCACAGACTTGATCGAGATACAAGTGGCATACTATTATTCTGCAAAGAACCATCCAAAAATAAAGAAGCGGATTCAATCTTAGCAGTTTCGGAAAAAACATATTTGGCCGTTTCTGTTGGAATTCCAACAGAGAAAGAATTCAGAGTTGAGTGCTTTTTAAAAGATGGAAAAGGAAAAGTAAGTTCAGTTCGTTCAGGTGGAAAAAAAGCGATCACTGATTTTACTGTTCTTTCTTATTCAAAGGAGAAGAACATCTCTTTGATTGCCGCAAAATTAGTTACAGGAAGAAGGCACCAGATCCGATTTCATCTATCTTCTATCGGAACTCCTATCTTAGGAGATGAAATTTATACTGATACTTCTATTAAAAGTTTAGTTTCTAAACCAAAACGTTTTTTATTACATTCCTATCTTCTAAAGTTCAGAAACGAATTCGAAGAAGATATTAAAATTGTTTCAGAGCTTCCCGCGGATTTTCAACCTTATATACGCTTTTTTTCTGGCATACGATTCCCAGAATAA
- a CDS encoding M23 family metallopeptidase, translating to MKRKTILSLVGASALIFLSWKSFANTYLEEVKVDNQFIQTYQSREGIWIVPGKVKESLEDLYHKFGTSEREVRLLNGIHDSGKIQNSEPVFFPYNANYTRNLLLEDKGREIFTSDARELIWPLSFKYSRVTSRLGRRWNALHAGVDIACPNGSVVIAAADGVVSDSKRDGGYGLRVVLSHPQINGIQTLYAHNSLLFVKQGDKVKKGQVLALSGNTGHTTGPHVHFEVRYQNVVLNPEHYLPPFLADKESQVAIAKETIQQ from the coding sequence ATGAAAAGAAAAACTATTCTTTCGCTAGTCGGCGCATCCGCCCTTATATTCCTTTCCTGGAAATCTTTCGCAAATACATATTTGGAAGAAGTAAAGGTAGATAACCAATTCATCCAAACCTATCAATCAAGAGAAGGGATCTGGATTGTTCCAGGAAAAGTAAAAGAATCCTTAGAAGATCTTTACCATAAATTCGGAACGTCAGAAAGAGAAGTTCGTCTTCTGAACGGCATCCATGATAGCGGAAAAATCCAAAATTCAGAGCCGGTATTCTTCCCTTATAACGCAAATTATACACGCAATTTACTATTAGAGGACAAAGGAAGAGAGATCTTCACCTCTGATGCCAGAGAGTTGATCTGGCCTTTAAGCTTCAAATATTCCAGAGTAACTTCCAGATTGGGAAGACGTTGGAACGCACTTCATGCTGGTGTGGACATTGCTTGTCCAAACGGCTCTGTAGTGATCGCAGCAGCTGACGGAGTGGTATCAGATTCTAAAAGAGATGGTGGATATGGACTGAGAGTAGTTCTTTCTCATCCTCAGATCAATGGGATCCAAACATTATACGCTCATAATTCTCTTCTTTTCGTAAAGCAAGGTGATAAAGTTAAAAAAGGGCAGGTGCTTGCACTTTCGGGTAACACAGGACACACGACTGGACCTCATGTTCACTTCGAAGTTCGTTATCAGAACGTGGTGCTAAACCCTGAACATTATCTTCCTCCTTTCTTAGCGGATAAAGAATCCCAAGTTGCGATTGCAAAAGAAACCATCCAACAATAA
- a CDS encoding LIC11113 family protein — MQNIFHLRTKRLLLSFVSLGVLLFFSVFIPDSGSFAEEAQLQKTNSRIGDFAEKEFQEAWRKYSKEKDARPLKEWFKQHGTVHIGECKFRSLPEMEELQVLYLDCPGKKLNGFFYSGEERLRSPEKIDSFRVKGPVKLGKVVYWELEFSGENLKAASSKSMPGDKSNPETKLVDKASTVNFSLQYFLSIAKHPIDRPTPKGKEIFFDSSCPLLYLGKDADFYWDKSLYYSFQASCLPDSPYSWIRIKADLSGNVLVDNQPTEELQEGARYLAKLKLESVEKDKIVWSDAELFHE; from the coding sequence ATGCAGAATATTTTCCATTTAAGAACGAAAAGACTCCTTCTTTCTTTTGTGAGCCTGGGAGTTTTATTGTTTTTTTCCGTTTTTATTCCGGATTCTGGAAGTTTCGCAGAAGAAGCTCAGCTCCAAAAGACAAATTCCCGGATTGGAGACTTTGCTGAGAAAGAATTTCAGGAAGCTTGGAGAAAATACTCCAAAGAAAAAGACGCGAGGCCTTTGAAAGAATGGTTCAAACAACATGGAACCGTTCATATTGGCGAGTGTAAGTTCAGATCTCTTCCTGAAATGGAAGAATTACAGGTTCTTTATTTGGATTGTCCTGGAAAAAAACTGAATGGTTTCTTTTATTCGGGAGAAGAAAGATTACGCTCTCCTGAAAAAATCGATTCCTTCAGAGTGAAAGGCCCAGTTAAGTTAGGCAAAGTTGTTTATTGGGAGCTTGAATTTTCTGGGGAGAATTTAAAAGCAGCGAGTTCCAAATCAATGCCTGGTGATAAGTCCAATCCAGAAACTAAACTAGTAGACAAAGCCTCCACTGTGAATTTTAGTCTGCAATATTTTTTAAGTATTGCCAAACACCCGATAGATCGCCCCACCCCTAAAGGAAAAGAGATCTTTTTTGATTCTTCCTGCCCTCTTCTTTATTTGGGGAAGGATGCAGATTTTTATTGGGATAAATCTTTGTATTATTCTTTCCAGGCAAGTTGTTTACCAGATTCTCCTTATTCCTGGATCAGGATCAAAGCCGATCTGAGCGGAAATGTTTTAGTGGATAACCAACCAACTGAAGAACTCCAAGAAGGAGCACGTTACCTGGCAAAATTGAAATTAGAATCAGTAGAAAAGGATAAAATTGTATGGTCCGACGCGGAGTTGTTTCATGAATAA
- the perRB gene encoding peroxide-responsive transcriptional repressor PerRB, with amino-acid sequence MTVLGKHKQYCLTPDEIESRLKSVSIQPTMQRISICQYVLCEADHPTAEEVKEWVDKRSLKMSLATVYNTLNVLVSAGLLREFKFSCLGKSVFDSNIDDHFHFFDEKSGKFHDLDSELLTIDSKLPKEFKVNKMDILFTGSLEESNVSV; translated from the coding sequence ATGACTGTTTTAGGTAAACACAAACAATACTGCCTGACTCCGGACGAAATAGAGAGTAGATTAAAATCGGTTTCAATACAACCGACCATGCAAAGGATTTCCATTTGCCAATACGTACTTTGTGAAGCGGATCATCCAACCGCAGAAGAAGTAAAAGAATGGGTAGATAAACGTTCTTTGAAGATGAGTTTAGCAACCGTTTATAATACTTTAAATGTTTTAGTATCTGCAGGTCTATTAAGAGAATTTAAATTTTCCTGTTTAGGTAAATCAGTATTCGATAGCAATATCGATGACCATTTTCACTTCTTCGATGAGAAGTCAGGTAAATTTCATGATCTGGACTCGGAACTTCTAACAATTGATTCTAAACTACCTAAAGAGTTTAAAGTGAATAAGATGGATATCCTATTCACCGGATCTTTGGAAGAATCGAACGTTTCTGTTTAA
- a CDS encoding alpha-glucosidase — MRFFFIISILFAFLLDCGSRFEKISPFSIPPQEFDLGNGVKAVFLPTELSFITSKGRILEFSVQDPFLSSAKGEQIVNYRKATFKIKDKILLECGSQTIESLGLESGALILKGKLTGKNCETSYSIRFVSSSNSGLDWKVEISNPELNRTFIKFKSDERESIYGLGEQFSHLNLKGKKPFLFSEEQGVGRGDQPITWGAELLEGAGGNEYSTYTPIPFFLTSRNRAFFFENSSYSVFDFEEDSEIAIEFRERGLNVKSWKAANPKEILKQYTSHTGRFPNLPDWAYGTWLGIQGGKSVVLEKIEEAKQAGNPISALWIQDWVGQRKTVFGSQLWWKWFPDETRYPDFKNFVKELNQKNIQVLGYINPMLATEGPLFEDAVKNNYLVKDKEGKDYIVQTAGFPAGLLDLTNPKTRTWIKNIIKQNLIGNGLSGWMADFGEWLPTDAVLFSKESAEIYHNRYPVEWARLNREAIQEAGKEGQIVFFTRAGYSYSNKYSTSFWAGDQMVSWGRHDGIVSSLIGILSGGMSGLSLNHSDIGGYTTIPSPIKDYFRSKELFLRWSELNVFTPVFRTHEGNRPGKNHQPYSDPDTIKEFARYGQMHLALKEYFKFLNKEASESGLPVLRPLYLSYPEDNSTRDLQNQFLLGEDLLVIPVLEKGEDTVKGYLPKGEWEHVWTGKTFQGGVWIETSAPIGSPAIFLKKKGIWYEKLKSALSTFKKN; from the coding sequence ATGAGGTTCTTTTTTATTATCAGCATACTATTCGCATTTTTATTGGATTGTGGATCCAGATTTGAAAAAATCTCTCCATTTTCCATTCCTCCTCAAGAATTCGATCTTGGCAACGGGGTCAAAGCTGTATTTCTACCGACTGAACTATCGTTCATTACTTCCAAAGGTAGGATCCTAGAATTTTCCGTCCAAGATCCATTTCTTTCTTCTGCAAAAGGAGAACAGATCGTAAATTATAGAAAGGCAACATTCAAGATCAAAGATAAGATCTTATTAGAATGTGGATCTCAAACGATTGAAAGTCTTGGATTAGAATCTGGTGCATTAATACTAAAAGGAAAACTTACCGGAAAAAATTGTGAGACATCTTACTCAATTCGATTCGTATCTTCTTCCAATTCCGGATTAGATTGGAAGGTAGAAATTTCTAACCCAGAATTAAATCGTACATTTATAAAATTCAAATCGGACGAAAGAGAAAGTATCTATGGACTTGGTGAACAATTTTCTCATCTAAACCTAAAAGGAAAAAAACCTTTTTTATTCTCTGAAGAACAAGGAGTGGGAAGGGGAGACCAACCGATTACCTGGGGAGCAGAATTATTAGAAGGCGCTGGCGGAAATGAATACAGCACTTATACTCCCATTCCATTTTTCCTCACTTCTCGAAACAGAGCATTCTTCTTTGAAAATAGTTCTTATTCAGTTTTCGACTTTGAAGAAGATTCCGAAATTGCAATAGAATTCAGAGAAAGAGGACTGAATGTTAAGTCCTGGAAAGCTGCAAATCCTAAAGAAATTCTAAAACAATACACTTCTCATACCGGAAGATTTCCGAATTTACCTGATTGGGCTTATGGAACCTGGCTTGGGATCCAAGGCGGAAAATCAGTTGTATTAGAAAAGATAGAAGAAGCAAAACAAGCTGGAAATCCGATTAGCGCACTTTGGATCCAAGACTGGGTAGGACAAAGAAAGACAGTATTTGGCTCCCAACTTTGGTGGAAATGGTTTCCGGATGAGACCAGATATCCTGATTTCAAAAACTTCGTAAAAGAATTGAACCAAAAGAATATTCAGGTTTTAGGATATATCAATCCTATGCTTGCTACAGAAGGGCCTCTATTCGAAGACGCGGTCAAAAATAATTATTTAGTAAAAGATAAAGAAGGAAAAGATTATATAGTCCAAACTGCGGGATTTCCTGCAGGATTACTCGATCTTACAAATCCTAAAACTCGGACCTGGATCAAAAATATAATCAAACAAAATCTAATAGGTAACGGACTCTCAGGCTGGATGGCAGATTTTGGAGAATGGTTGCCTACGGATGCAGTATTATTCTCTAAAGAATCTGCAGAGATCTATCATAATCGATATCCAGTAGAATGGGCAAGGTTAAATAGAGAAGCCATCCAAGAAGCGGGAAAAGAAGGGCAGATCGTATTTTTCACTCGTGCAGGTTACAGTTATTCTAATAAATATTCCACTTCCTTTTGGGCAGGGGACCAGATGGTAAGTTGGGGAAGACATGATGGGATCGTATCATCTCTGATCGGAATATTGAGTGGGGGAATGTCTGGACTTAGTTTAAATCATAGCGATATAGGCGGATACACTACCATCCCGAGTCCTATTAAAGATTATTTCAGATCAAAAGAATTGTTTTTACGTTGGTCAGAATTGAATGTATTCACTCCAGTTTTTAGAACTCATGAAGGAAACAGGCCAGGGAAAAACCACCAACCATATTCCGATCCAGACACAATAAAAGAATTTGCAAGATACGGACAGATGCATCTCGCATTAAAAGAATATTTCAAATTTCTAAACAAAGAAGCAAGTGAATCGGGACTGCCGGTTTTACGACCCCTTTATCTTTCTTATCCTGAAGACAATAGTACCAGAGATTTACAAAACCAATTCTTACTCGGAGAGGATCTACTTGTAATCCCAGTTTTAGAAAAAGGAGAAGATACAGTGAAAGGGTATCTACCTAAGGGAGAATGGGAACATGTTTGGACAGGCAAAACATTCCAGGGAGGCGTTTGGATAGAAACATCTGCTCCAATAGGATCTCCTGCCATCTTCTTGAAAAAGAAAGGTATTTGGTATGAAAAACTAAAATCTGCACTTTCCACTTTCAAAAAGAACTGA
- a CDS encoding chemotaxis protein CheX: MSLNIDPLLDEKFILTISQIFPEFLEKNLGVHAVREAFGPSKNEGLCYENCTAVEFQGEAKGRLFLAMDGYTKLKLLPKIARSFHIDPTIRSHAASIMLEFANQICAELISEMKLGRFQIDILPPENLNNKLVPIDLENLRQYILIYFLKDEDAKEYLGRIYLILLMQKY; encoded by the coding sequence ATGTCTTTGAACATAGATCCTTTATTGGATGAAAAATTCATACTTACAATTTCCCAGATTTTCCCTGAGTTTTTGGAAAAAAACCTGGGAGTCCATGCTGTGCGTGAAGCATTCGGTCCTTCTAAAAATGAAGGTCTATGTTACGAAAATTGTACAGCAGTGGAGTTCCAAGGAGAAGCGAAGGGAAGGCTTTTTCTTGCAATGGACGGTTATACTAAACTTAAACTTTTACCAAAGATCGCTAGATCCTTTCATATAGATCCAACAATCCGAAGCCATGCAGCTTCTATTATGCTGGAATTTGCAAACCAGATCTGTGCTGAACTTATCTCCGAAATGAAATTGGGAAGATTCCAGATAGATATTCTTCCTCCTGAAAATCTGAATAATAAACTGGTACCTATCGATCTAGAAAATTTAAGACAGTACATTCTGATCTATTTTTTGAAAGATGAGGATGCCAAAGAATATCTGGGCAGGATCTATCTCATTCTTCTGATGCAAAAATATTAA
- a CDS encoding class I SAM-dependent DNA methyltransferase, whose product MKLYSELAEYYFDIEKNARKFEMETQFIDRLFRKHRVRNILDLGCGTGEHVTHFQSLGYKSRGIDSSIKMIEVAKKRYSHCKFEVGAMQSYKSQEKWDAIISLFGSFNYLLSNEEVEAALKNLELNLKPAGIAVLEVWNAEPLRKIKRKAIGPVAQIKAKNTTIQRNRGFRLVRADQSTVVEVNYIYNLNAKEIKDKHLMRAYFLVEFQRMLAKHRMEILQVYSNYNEVKFKSNASRMILVLKKKSN is encoded by the coding sequence ATGAAACTCTACTCGGAACTGGCAGAATATTACTTCGATATTGAAAAGAACGCTCGAAAATTCGAGATGGAAACCCAGTTTATAGACAGGCTTTTCCGAAAACACAGGGTCCGAAATATTTTGGATCTGGGTTGTGGAACTGGGGAGCATGTTACCCATTTCCAAAGTCTTGGATATAAATCCAGAGGCATAGATTCCTCCATCAAAATGATAGAGGTCGCTAAAAAAAGATACTCCCATTGCAAATTCGAAGTGGGAGCAATGCAATCCTATAAGTCCCAGGAAAAATGGGACGCGATCATCAGTTTATTCGGTTCCTTTAATTATTTATTATCTAATGAAGAAGTAGAAGCGGCTCTCAAAAATCTGGAGCTGAATCTGAAACCAGCAGGTATCGCAGTTTTAGAAGTTTGGAATGCGGAACCTCTTCGCAAGATCAAAAGAAAAGCAATCGGCCCGGTTGCTCAGATCAAAGCCAAAAATACTACCATCCAGAGAAACAGAGGATTTCGTCTAGTCAGGGCGGACCAATCCACAGTAGTTGAAGTAAATTATATCTATAATCTAAATGCAAAAGAGATCAAAGACAAACATTTGATGAGAGCCTACTTTCTAGTGGAATTCCAAAGAATGCTCGCAAAACACAGGATGGAAATCCTGCAGGTCTACTCTAACTACAACGAAGTAAAATTCAAAAGTAACGCGAGTAGAATGATTCTTGTATTAAAGAAAAAAAGTAATTAG
- a CDS encoding sulfurtransferase: protein MSHWSFLKTDLNEKQDLFIDCRSQAQYQESTLKGAYYFPFVKKAFASDPDSSKKLLGPIEEILAIAKKEEKSRILVFDEGMGMFASRLVFLLRCAGFQNAFLIGQRWPVDGAKEKGSKELDIGPSSKVRKLEGVIDKAFLEKNLTRLQIFDTRTPEEYDGKLPRLTAPEPGSLCGRLPGAFLWDWRMLYDANGELVDKTFFNKKLRGFPFMPERTTVIYDYNGARSSLLAMMLKEVGYNDVNVYVGSWFEWRKSNLPKQAANIYGQTGAGASAPRVGGVDRKS, encoded by the coding sequence TTGTCTCACTGGAGTTTTCTTAAAACCGACCTGAACGAAAAGCAGGACTTATTCATCGATTGTCGCTCCCAAGCGCAATATCAGGAATCCACCTTAAAGGGTGCGTATTATTTTCCATTCGTCAAAAAGGCTTTTGCTTCTGATCCGGACTCTTCCAAAAAATTATTGGGCCCGATCGAAGAGATACTTGCTATCGCTAAAAAAGAAGAGAAGTCCAGAATTTTGGTTTTCGACGAAGGAATGGGGATGTTCGCATCCAGACTCGTTTTCCTATTGAGATGCGCAGGTTTTCAAAATGCGTTTTTGATAGGACAACGTTGGCCTGTGGATGGAGCAAAGGAAAAAGGTTCTAAAGAATTAGATATAGGTCCTTCTTCCAAAGTCCGTAAACTGGAAGGAGTGATAGATAAAGCTTTCTTAGAAAAGAACCTGACTAGACTCCAAATTTTCGATACTCGCACACCAGAAGAATACGATGGGAAACTTCCACGTTTGACTGCTCCTGAACCAGGAAGTCTTTGCGGAAGATTGCCAGGTGCTTTCCTTTGGGATTGGAGAATGTTGTATGACGCGAACGGTGAGCTCGTGGACAAAACCTTCTTCAATAAAAAGTTAAGAGGTTTCCCTTTCATGCCAGAAAGGACCACTGTTATCTATGATTATAACGGAGCAAGATCGTCCTTGCTCGCAATGATGCTCAAAGAAGTAGGATACAACGACGTGAACGTTTATGTTGGTTCTTGGTTTGAATGGAGAAAATCCAATCTACCTAAACAAGCAGCGAATATTTACGGACAGACTGGGGCAGGAGCTTCTGCACCAAGAGTCGGCGGTGTAGACAGAAAAAGTTAA
- the lpdA gene encoding dihydrolipoyl dehydrogenase: MAENYDLTVIGGGPGGYVAAIRAAQLGLNVCLVEKEKLGGVCLNWGCIPTKALLESAHLLESIRKSESFGLKVEKASPDFPNIIKRSRGVADTMSNGVEFLMKKNKISVKKGSAVFKDKNTIWLPDTSKEEIQSEYFIIATGARPKEFPGLPFDGEKVLSSKHAMIQESPPKTLAVIGAGAIGIEFADFYSSMGTQVTIVEMQDKILPLEDPEISNLLNRSFTKRGIQILTSVGVSEPKLESDGVSILLKGEGIAQEGERKKFDKVLVAIGVTPNTEGIHLEEIGVFLQKGFIKVDTKFKTKVPNIYAIGDCIGAPLLAHVASTEGLKAAEAISIQNKNPHGLVYEPLDYLKIPACTYCHPEVASVGLKEEEAKKSGVDVVVGKFPFRANGRAQALGEVEGMVKLVADRKTGEVLGAHLIGPNVTEILGEINLGMGSELTLKEIAGRIHAHPTLSESVMEAAGQALGEAINI; this comes from the coding sequence ATGGCGGAAAACTACGACCTAACTGTGATCGGCGGAGGCCCTGGAGGATATGTGGCTGCCATTCGAGCAGCACAACTCGGATTGAACGTATGTCTAGTGGAAAAAGAAAAACTAGGCGGGGTATGTTTGAACTGGGGTTGTATTCCTACTAAAGCACTTTTAGAATCCGCACATTTATTAGAGTCCATTCGCAAATCAGAATCCTTCGGCCTGAAGGTAGAAAAAGCCTCCCCAGATTTTCCTAATATAATCAAACGTTCCAGAGGTGTTGCAGACACAATGTCTAACGGAGTCGAGTTCTTGATGAAGAAGAATAAGATTTCCGTAAAGAAAGGAAGCGCAGTATTCAAAGATAAAAATACGATCTGGCTTCCGGATACTTCTAAGGAAGAGATACAATCAGAATATTTTATCATAGCAACTGGTGCTAGACCAAAAGAATTTCCAGGACTTCCATTCGATGGGGAAAAGGTTTTATCCAGCAAACATGCAATGATACAGGAATCTCCTCCTAAAACTCTGGCAGTCATTGGTGCAGGAGCAATAGGAATTGAATTTGCAGACTTCTACTCTAGCATGGGAACCCAAGTCACAATCGTAGAGATGCAGGACAAAATCCTTCCATTAGAAGATCCTGAAATATCCAATCTACTTAACCGCTCTTTCACAAAAAGAGGCATTCAAATCCTTACAAGTGTAGGAGTTTCAGAGCCAAAACTGGAATCAGATGGAGTTTCTATTCTTCTAAAAGGAGAAGGGATAGCGCAAGAAGGAGAAAGAAAAAAATTCGATAAGGTATTAGTCGCCATTGGGGTTACTCCAAATACAGAAGGTATTCATCTGGAAGAGATTGGAGTATTTCTTCAAAAAGGATTTATCAAGGTAGATACTAAATTTAAAACCAAGGTCCCGAATATCTACGCAATCGGAGATTGTATCGGAGCTCCTCTACTCGCTCATGTGGCATCTACAGAAGGATTGAAAGCCGCAGAAGCAATCTCCATCCAAAACAAAAATCCTCATGGATTAGTTTACGAACCATTAGATTATCTTAAAATTCCAGCATGCACATACTGCCATCCTGAAGTTGCTTCAGTCGGCCTAAAAGAAGAAGAAGCTAAAAAATCAGGCGTAGATGTTGTAGTAGGAAAATTCCCATTTAGAGCAAACGGTAGAGCACAGGCTCTTGGCGAAGTAGAAGGGATGGTAAAACTAGTAGCTGACCGCAAAACCGGAGAAGTACTAGGAGCCCATTTAATCGGACCAAACGTAACCGAAATTTTAGGAGAGATCAATTTGGGAATGGGATCTGAACTGACTCTAAAAGAAATTGCAGGAAGGATACATGCCCATCCTACACTTTCAGAATCCGTAATGGAAGCAGCAGGACAGGCTTTAGGCGAAGCGATTAATATCTAA
- a CDS encoding helix-turn-helix domain-containing protein, which translates to MKQADAEELDGKELISSEHITEVVKENLKLIRHTKGLSLDKLASRCGVSRAMLSQIEQGKSVPTIAVLWKIATGLNVPFSELLKEKGTEGVFLLKAENTKVLYSSSKVYSSRALFPFIGGRRVEFYELILKPGGIEVAEAHKAGTTENLVVVQGKLRLRVGDKVVELDAKDSVYFRADVPHEYINPTDTETLMYLVMEYTDEAN; encoded by the coding sequence ATGAAACAGGCCGACGCCGAAGAACTGGATGGGAAGGAACTCATCTCCAGCGAACATATAACAGAAGTCGTTAAAGAAAACCTAAAATTAATTCGCCATACTAAAGGACTCTCATTAGACAAATTGGCATCTCGTTGTGGTGTGAGCCGGGCCATGCTTTCTCAAATAGAGCAAGGTAAAAGTGTTCCTACAATTGCAGTATTATGGAAGATCGCAACCGGTCTTAACGTTCCTTTCAGTGAACTTCTAAAAGAGAAGGGAACAGAAGGTGTTTTTCTCTTAAAAGCAGAGAATACAAAAGTCTTATATTCCAGCTCAAAGGTATATTCTAGTCGTGCCTTGTTTCCGTTCATCGGAGGCAGACGGGTAGAATTTTACGAACTGATCCTAAAACCAGGTGGAATCGAAGTTGCAGAAGCTCATAAAGCTGGAACAACTGAGAACCTTGTAGTGGTCCAAGGAAAATTGCGCCTCCGTGTTGGGGACAAGGTGGTAGAACTGGATGCAAAGGATTCCGTATATTTTAGAGCGGACGTTCCCCACGAATATATCAATCCAACAGATACCGAAACTCTCATGTATCTGGTCATGGAATACACGGACGAAGCTAACTAA
- a CDS encoding HAD family hydrolase produces the protein MFSNSDWSSEIFSYLEENLTGRKFKTALFDFDNTLVRGDFGEEVMCELLRAGVPWIQSLSPFFPEPEISEKLETLRKTDTQAFMDEIWKYYESKIEKEGLGIAYRWSTWIFSGRSAKDLQDTAKLVWERHQSDTSSHAVQAFAPMSELVKELEKIGTKIWIVTASPEPVIQVVSEKWGIPKENVLGMRLVEKNGILSQDLIEPFTYGIGKVELVNLANGNQGYDIAFGDSENDFPMLSHGRSNSIFLDRGKKKVPPTGTLIQSVKNWKTIPL, from the coding sequence TTGTTCTCTAATTCCGACTGGTCTTCCGAAATCTTTTCCTATTTAGAAGAGAACCTGACCGGTCGGAAATTCAAAACAGCTCTATTCGATTTTGATAATACTCTTGTCCGAGGTGATTTCGGAGAAGAAGTTATGTGCGAACTTCTAAGAGCAGGAGTTCCTTGGATCCAGTCACTTTCCCCTTTTTTTCCTGAGCCCGAAATTTCTGAAAAATTGGAAACTTTGCGTAAGACTGATACTCAGGCCTTCATGGACGAGATCTGGAAATATTACGAATCCAAAATAGAGAAAGAAGGCTTAGGGATCGCCTATAGATGGTCCACCTGGATCTTTTCAGGAAGATCTGCTAAAGATTTACAAGATACTGCAAAACTTGTTTGGGAAAGGCATCAGTCGGATACGAGCTCCCATGCGGTCCAAGCATTTGCCCCTATGTCTGAACTTGTAAAAGAACTGGAGAAGATCGGGACTAAAATTTGGATCGTAACTGCTTCTCCTGAACCTGTGATACAAGTGGTCTCAGAAAAATGGGGAATTCCTAAAGAGAATGTGCTTGGTATGAGACTTGTCGAAAAGAATGGAATCTTAAGCCAGGATCTGATAGAACCTTTCACTTACGGGATCGGAAAAGTAGAATTAGTCAATCTTGCCAACGGAAACCAAGGATATGATATTGCATTCGGAGATTCAGAGAATGATTTCCCTATGCTATCTCATGGAAGATCCAATAGTATATTTTTAGATAGAGGCAAGAAGAAGGTCCCACCTACAGGGACTCTTATCCAATCCGTGAAGAACTGGAAAACGATCCCCCTATAA